The Cohnella abietis genome has a segment encoding these proteins:
- a CDS encoding carbohydrate ABC transporter permease, which produces MRFGYSIIPKNFTWDAYRVILHSPQTLLQSYFVTIATTVVGSIVGMWVTTSYAYAISRKDYRFRSFLAFFIFFTMLFHGGMVPSYILMVKWLGLKNTALALILPYLISGWFVMLMKGFLQTIPEAVIESAKIDGAGELRIFAQIVLPISKPALATLGLFFALQYWNDWWLTLLYVEHDNLMKLQYLLIRVLKNMEYLNSAEAIEYGLVKPGMLVPSLSARMAMCILAAGPMLLVFPLFQKYFVQGLTVGSVKG; this is translated from the coding sequence GTGAGATTCGGGTATTCCATAATCCCGAAGAATTTCACCTGGGATGCCTACCGGGTTATCCTGCACAGTCCGCAGACGTTGCTTCAATCCTATTTCGTGACAATAGCGACGACCGTCGTCGGATCGATCGTCGGAATGTGGGTGACGACTTCCTATGCGTATGCCATCTCACGCAAGGATTACCGCTTCCGGTCGTTCCTCGCCTTCTTCATTTTCTTCACGATGCTTTTCCACGGAGGGATGGTTCCCTCTTATATTCTGATGGTTAAGTGGCTGGGATTGAAGAACACCGCGCTAGCGCTTATCTTGCCTTATCTAATTAGCGGATGGTTCGTCATGCTGATGAAGGGGTTCCTGCAGACGATTCCGGAAGCGGTCATCGAATCCGCCAAAATCGACGGAGCGGGCGAACTGAGAATTTTCGCGCAGATCGTCCTTCCGATTTCCAAACCGGCGCTCGCGACGTTGGGCCTGTTCTTCGCCCTTCAATATTGGAACGACTGGTGGCTAACCTTGCTCTACGTCGAACACGACAACCTGATGAAGCTGCAATACTTGCTCATCCGCGTCTTGAAGAACATGGAGTACTTGAATTCGGCGGAAGCCATCGAATACGGACTGGTCAAGCCAGGAATGCTCGTGCCTTCCCTCAGCGCGCGAATGGCGATGTGCATTCTTGCCGCGGGTCCTATGCTGCTCGTATTCCCACTGTTTCAAAAATATTTCGTACAAGGCTTGACGGTTGGCTCTGTTAAAGGATGA
- a CDS encoding Ig-like domain-containing protein yields MGSPFFSNVHNSGAKGNPIDMFKIKFGWTVLSISMVLCAFMIVVYSRTVLADSESAPAGTSYLVDEDFTFFSNLVPGESRPSGWDVRSAGGALVSLYADTLKVSDTSQVLPVSMSRKFPEQTEGTITMEYRFKPLTIIDGLKWQLLDGDTAGVSIATSGSDLVLETSGGGKVTLQAYASNTEYGVKVIADMAAGKADVYINGVKKAAAQSFKNSVDALNRFELTTGVASTGDFYFTPLKIYKGYAVNERLLSVANGAVPQDWTSSPSGGTIKVEQMSEQVNGSTRYYVMSPKPDIYSFKMDAANATGAMGLSKSFAPLSGDVTAEYKFYVPVKKNGLAAELKSGTGTALKLVTTNGKLAYVDTAGNSVELYDYRENLWYSLKVKLRLASSRADIYINGKLSADNVVLASGISSVDGIRFSTSAADKGTMWLDDVLAFADTPLPSDYVPPPVKVSTGDKLVGVQSCPMWREGHHLGWDMINPYPDRTPLLGFYDEGNPETADWETKWQAEHGIGFQISCWFRPIGGENAPVKDPFLSSALHDGYFNSEYSDQVDFAIMWENLNSKAADSNDFRNNLVPYWVEYYFKDPRYLKIDNKPVFTIYHYDQFVKLSGSIAGAKADIDYLRNAAIAVGFDDLIILNVYNGTNAQDLINRRSAGFDAVYAYSWGSFGGHPDYQKLKLTLENGFGELDVIPGLSMGRDDTAWGLHFGYYASPSEFQSLAQWTKDTYIPSLSAGNLGKKLVMLDNWNEFGEGHFLMPAGLAGFGYVDAIRDVFAGSAAHDDIVPTQAQKDRIGVLYPAGRVVPNRTLTPPAVSDNFVASWEFNTAGDEEGWTALREVDSVGVSGGSLTAVFNNTDPGIVSGDHLGIKAEDAPYLKIRMKNNANDIEGRVFFTTELDGDWNETKAMGFFVNPQDDGYTDYYVEMWRNKSWVGNIRQIRIDPVSALGTVDIDYIRAVANDSMEIKLYVDGKRRTLSQPPLVQDGVVMVPIKDIWLQLGVKSEWDAAAQKFIALKGSALYDLTVGSATAHKDGQPLTLEHAPTLLANGTVLVPLSYVHDAFGATVSWDETVRKIEIYPAGKIWDFEFADGWTANGQIAGGAVLGGVFSGSSLGVSGGVAPAIESPDGLNLAASSVKRVRVKLRNETAGNEARVYYQTEGDSSWNEMKKLSSYILPNEPLFREYVFDATNAAGWTGTIRRIKVVPTLETGTFVIDSVHMDTAVALPIIGDNLVVDPGMEGNVIQAQTTNTVLGLDISQAHSGHQSLKVAKIGRYSSAMFKLNGVVPGQEYRYSVWAKLATAPTLTEPLRVGLQYRVDGTIKQLIIFTSAGLSNQSWTQVQGNYAIAETGTVTDVYLYVYTEVDANRHDYYVDDVEVRPISYSASPAWISATGLSMDAAATVYYGKTLTLVPTFQPATGVINKEVIWHSDNPAVATVDNNGIVYGKSTGTARVSAMSLDGGHTATTEVTVALRQGFPSNELLGSNLIVDSGMEGGAVPSAYYGSSATLTLNAAEHRNGAQSLRVTKTGNNRYGAVFLPTTIEKGKLYYYSAWGKLDAAPASPALLRICIQYKLDGVVQQKILFSSTALGYGGWVQAQGYYEIQDAGVVTDTRVYLYTEQLGDLQDFYVDDIEVREVSYGVTSITLNKSEITLPIGQSETLEATVLPGNATNKSVVWSSGNPAVATVDAGGTVTAVGEGVAVITATNPGGAAQSATVYVDATAPVTAAVFGPSSPDGPGGTYIGPVTLELTATDGVSGVQQVSYSRDNGTTWTPYTNALVFDKQGSYAVLYKSIDKAGNEETAQSASFALSATSTVVELKDSAGNPLSGGTVKYYDGAWKDLGTTDASGKATKSLPERSYVFSVTYQGVTKQATQHTASNATVVFQTVKANIWLKDSLGNDLSGGTAKAYVGGSWQTIGTTGSGELSKEVFAGSYTFGMTYEGVYNQQAWDVGEDPAVVFQTASILIQLKDAQGAPVDGGIAKVYSGGAWKTIGATANGEIRKELLPASYTFGMTYGTALANIQKDTATDQTVVFQLP; encoded by the coding sequence GTGGGGTCGCCGTTTTTTTCAAACGTTCATAATTCCGGTGCGAAGGGGAATCCGATTGATATGTTCAAGATCAAATTTGGATGGACCGTTTTAAGCATTTCGATGGTTTTATGCGCATTTATGATCGTAGTTTATTCCCGTACCGTTCTCGCCGATAGTGAAAGCGCTCCCGCGGGAACCTCTTATCTAGTGGACGAGGACTTCACGTTTTTCTCCAATCTGGTCCCCGGCGAGAGCCGGCCTTCCGGCTGGGACGTTCGCTCCGCCGGCGGCGCGCTCGTCAGCCTGTATGCGGATACGCTGAAAGTGAGCGATACGAGTCAGGTTCTTCCCGTATCGATGAGCCGTAAGTTCCCCGAGCAGACCGAGGGTACCATCACGATGGAATACCGCTTTAAGCCGTTAACGATTATAGATGGCCTGAAGTGGCAACTGCTCGACGGAGATACCGCGGGCGTCAGCATCGCCACGAGCGGTAGCGATCTCGTGCTGGAGACGTCCGGCGGAGGAAAGGTTACGTTGCAGGCTTACGCGTCTAACACGGAATACGGCGTGAAAGTAATCGCGGACATGGCCGCCGGCAAGGCGGACGTGTATATTAACGGCGTCAAGAAAGCTGCGGCGCAGTCTTTCAAAAATTCGGTCGACGCATTGAATCGATTTGAACTGACGACGGGGGTAGCCTCTACGGGGGATTTTTATTTCACACCTCTCAAAATTTATAAGGGCTATGCCGTCAACGAAAGGCTGCTATCGGTCGCGAACGGCGCCGTGCCCCAGGATTGGACGTCGAGCCCGTCGGGCGGCACTATCAAGGTCGAGCAGATGTCCGAGCAAGTAAACGGGAGCACCCGGTATTACGTCATGTCTCCCAAGCCGGACATCTACAGCTTTAAGATGGACGCCGCGAACGCCACGGGAGCCATGGGGCTGTCGAAGAGCTTCGCTCCGCTCTCGGGAGACGTGACCGCGGAGTATAAATTTTACGTACCCGTCAAGAAGAACGGACTCGCCGCGGAACTGAAAAGCGGGACCGGAACCGCGTTAAAGCTGGTCACGACGAACGGGAAGCTGGCTTACGTCGACACGGCGGGTAATTCGGTCGAGCTATACGATTACCGGGAAAATCTATGGTACAGCCTCAAGGTGAAGCTAAGATTGGCTTCTTCCCGGGCAGACATTTATATTAACGGCAAGCTGAGCGCGGACAATGTCGTGCTGGCTTCTGGTATCTCTTCCGTGGACGGCATCCGCTTCTCAACTTCCGCCGCCGACAAAGGCACGATGTGGCTGGACGACGTTCTCGCTTTCGCGGATACGCCTTTGCCCTCCGACTACGTCCCGCCGCCAGTAAAAGTAAGCACCGGAGACAAGCTCGTCGGCGTTCAGAGCTGCCCGATGTGGCGCGAAGGTCATCACTTGGGCTGGGATATGATCAATCCGTATCCCGATCGTACGCCGTTGCTCGGATTCTACGACGAAGGAAATCCGGAGACGGCGGATTGGGAGACCAAATGGCAGGCCGAGCACGGCATCGGCTTCCAGATTTCCTGCTGGTTCAGGCCGATCGGCGGCGAGAACGCCCCGGTCAAGGATCCCTTCCTGTCTTCCGCCCTACACGACGGTTACTTCAATTCGGAGTATAGCGATCAAGTAGATTTCGCGATTATGTGGGAGAACTTGAACTCCAAAGCGGCCGACAGCAATGATTTCCGTAACAATCTGGTCCCCTATTGGGTCGAATATTACTTCAAGGATCCCCGGTACTTGAAGATCGACAACAAGCCGGTATTCACGATCTACCATTACGATCAATTCGTTAAACTATCGGGTTCCATCGCAGGAGCTAAGGCCGATATCGATTATCTGCGGAACGCGGCGATTGCGGTCGGATTTGATGACCTGATCATTCTGAACGTGTACAACGGTACGAACGCTCAAGATCTAATCAATCGCAGATCAGCAGGCTTCGATGCGGTGTACGCCTATTCGTGGGGTTCGTTCGGCGGACATCCGGATTATCAGAAGCTTAAGCTGACGTTGGAGAACGGATTCGGGGAACTGGATGTTATCCCTGGATTGAGTATGGGCCGGGACGACACCGCTTGGGGACTCCACTTCGGGTATTACGCGTCGCCGTCGGAATTCCAGTCACTCGCGCAGTGGACGAAGGATACGTATATCCCTTCGTTGTCCGCGGGTAACCTTGGCAAGAAGCTCGTCATGCTAGACAACTGGAACGAATTCGGGGAAGGCCACTTCCTCATGCCTGCCGGACTGGCCGGATTCGGGTACGTGGACGCGATCCGCGACGTCTTCGCGGGCTCCGCAGCTCACGACGATATCGTGCCGACGCAGGCGCAGAAGGATAGAATCGGCGTTCTGTATCCGGCGGGCAGAGTCGTCCCTAACCGAACTTTGACGCCGCCAGCCGTGTCGGACAACTTCGTTGCGTCGTGGGAGTTCAATACCGCCGGCGACGAGGAAGGGTGGACCGCGCTGAGGGAGGTAGATTCCGTTGGCGTCTCGGGAGGCAGCTTGACGGCCGTCTTCAACAACACGGATCCGGGGATCGTCTCCGGCGACCACCTTGGGATCAAAGCGGAGGATGCTCCCTATCTCAAGATCCGCATGAAGAATAACGCCAACGATATCGAAGGCAGAGTTTTCTTCACGACGGAGCTCGACGGGGATTGGAACGAGACGAAAGCGATGGGTTTCTTCGTTAATCCGCAAGACGACGGGTATACCGATTATTACGTGGAGATGTGGCGAAACAAAAGCTGGGTAGGCAACATCCGGCAAATCCGGATCGACCCGGTATCGGCCTTGGGAACGGTCGACATCGATTACATTCGCGCCGTCGCGAACGATTCTATGGAGATAAAGCTGTATGTGGACGGCAAGCGGAGAACGTTAAGCCAGCCACCTCTCGTTCAAGATGGGGTCGTCATGGTTCCCATTAAGGATATTTGGCTCCAGTTGGGCGTCAAATCCGAATGGGACGCCGCGGCGCAGAAGTTCATCGCCTTGAAGGGAAGTGCCCTATACGACTTGACGGTCGGCAGCGCCACGGCCCATAAGGACGGTCAACCGCTTACGCTCGAGCATGCGCCTACGCTGCTTGCGAACGGAACGGTTCTTGTCCCGCTCTCTTACGTCCATGATGCTTTCGGAGCGACCGTAAGCTGGGACGAGACGGTGCGGAAAATCGAAATTTATCCGGCCGGAAAGATCTGGGACTTCGAATTCGCGGACGGCTGGACGGCAAACGGGCAGATCGCGGGCGGCGCGGTATTAGGCGGCGTATTCAGCGGAAGTTCCTTGGGCGTATCGGGAGGAGTCGCGCCGGCGATCGAATCGCCGGACGGATTAAATCTGGCCGCCTCGTCCGTGAAACGCGTTCGAGTGAAGCTTCGCAACGAGACTGCCGGCAACGAGGCCCGGGTCTACTATCAGACAGAGGGAGATTCCTCGTGGAACGAGATGAAAAAACTGTCGTCGTACATCCTGCCGAACGAACCGTTATTCCGCGAATACGTGTTCGACGCGACGAACGCGGCCGGTTGGACGGGAACGATCCGGCGGATCAAGGTCGTTCCGACGTTAGAGACTGGAACTTTCGTGATCGATTCCGTGCACATGGATACGGCCGTCGCGTTGCCGATCATCGGGGATAATCTCGTTGTCGATCCGGGGATGGAAGGAAACGTGATTCAAGCGCAAACGACCAATACCGTGCTCGGATTGGATATATCGCAGGCCCATAGCGGTCACCAGTCTTTGAAGGTCGCCAAAATCGGAAGGTACAGCAGCGCGATGTTCAAATTAAACGGCGTCGTTCCGGGTCAGGAATACCGCTATTCGGTTTGGGCGAAGCTCGCTACGGCCCCCACGCTGACCGAGCCGTTGCGGGTAGGCTTGCAGTACAGGGTTGACGGAACGATTAAGCAGCTCATTATTTTCACCAGCGCGGGTTTAAGCAATCAGTCGTGGACTCAAGTTCAGGGGAACTACGCGATCGCGGAGACGGGCACCGTCACCGACGTATACTTATACGTCTATACCGAGGTCGACGCTAACCGTCATGACTATTACGTCGACGACGTCGAAGTCAGACCGATCTCCTACTCGGCGAGTCCGGCATGGATAAGCGCTACGGGCTTAAGTATGGACGCCGCGGCGACGGTCTATTACGGGAAAACGTTGACGCTCGTGCCGACTTTCCAGCCGGCAACCGGCGTCATTAACAAGGAAGTCATCTGGCATTCGGATAATCCGGCTGTGGCGACCGTCGACAACAACGGCATCGTCTACGGGAAAAGCACGGGGACGGCACGTGTCTCGGCCATGTCTCTGGATGGCGGACACACGGCGACGACCGAGGTCACGGTAGCTCTCAGACAGGGTTTTCCGTCCAACGAGTTACTCGGAAGCAACCTGATCGTCGATTCCGGCATGGAAGGCGGCGCGGTGCCTTCGGCGTATTACGGTTCGAGCGCGACGCTTACTCTTAACGCCGCCGAGCATCGGAATGGCGCGCAATCGCTGAGGGTGACCAAGACCGGCAACAACCGGTACGGAGCGGTATTCCTGCCTACGACGATCGAAAAAGGCAAGCTTTATTATTACTCGGCCTGGGGCAAGCTGGATGCCGCGCCGGCCAGCCCGGCGCTGCTTCGGATATGCATTCAATATAAGCTGGACGGCGTCGTGCAGCAGAAGATTTTATTCAGCAGCACGGCTCTCGGTTACGGCGGTTGGGTTCAGGCTCAAGGTTATTACGAAATTCAGGATGCCGGGGTCGTCACCGATACGAGGGTGTACCTATATACCGAGCAGTTAGGCGATTTGCAGGATTTCTACGTTGACGACATAGAGGTTCGCGAGGTGAGTTACGGCGTAACGAGCATTACACTAAACAAAAGCGAGATTACTCTTCCGATCGGGCAAAGCGAAACGTTGGAAGCGACGGTATTGCCGGGTAATGCGACGAACAAGAGCGTCGTTTGGAGCTCCGGCAATCCGGCGGTCGCGACGGTGGATGCCGGCGGAACGGTCACTGCCGTCGGCGAAGGCGTAGCCGTTATCACCGCGACCAATCCGGGAGGTGCTGCGCAATCGGCGACCGTCTACGTGGACGCTACCGCTCCCGTAACCGCTGCCGTCTTCGGTCCGTCGTCTCCGGACGGTCCGGGCGGAACTTACATCGGCCCGGTCACGCTTGAGTTGACGGCAACCGACGGGGTATCCGGCGTTCAGCAGGTTTCTTACAGCCGGGATAATGGGACGACTTGGACTCCCTATACGAACGCATTGGTATTCGATAAGCAAGGTTCTTACGCGGTGCTTTACAAATCGATCGACAAGGCGGGCAACGAAGAAACGGCGCAAAGCGCGAGCTTTGCGCTCTCAGCGACCTCCACGGTCGTTGAATTGAAGGACAGCGCGGGTAATCCGCTAAGCGGCGGAACGGTCAAATATTACGACGGGGCTTGGAAGGACTTGGGGACGACGGACGCCTCTGGCAAGGCGACCAAGTCGCTACCGGAAAGAAGTTATGTTTTCTCCGTGACCTATCAAGGGGTAACAAAACAAGCGACGCAGCATACGGCGTCGAACGCTACGGTCGTCTTCCAGACCGTCAAGGCGAACATCTGGTTGAAGGACAGTCTAGGGAACGATTTGTCCGGCGGAACCGCAAAAGCATACGTAGGCGGCAGCTGGCAGACGATCGGCACGACCGGCAGCGGCGAATTAAGCAAGGAAGTGTTCGCGGGGTCTTATACGTTCGGCATGACTTACGAGGGCGTTTACAACCAGCAAGCGTGGGACGTCGGAGAAGATCCGGCGGTCGTCTTCCAAACGGCAAGCATTCTTATCCAGTTGAAGGACGCGCAAGGAGCGCCGGTCGACGGAGGCATCGCCAAAGTGTATTCGGGAGGTGCTTGGAAGACGATCGGCGCCACGGCTAATGGAGAGATTCGCAAGGAACTGCTGCCGGCGTCCTATACGTTCGGCATGACCTACGGTACGGCGCTCGCGAATATTCAGAAGGATACCGCGACGGATCAGACGGTCGTCTTTCAATTGCCGTAA
- a CDS encoding beta-mannosidase has protein sequence MKRTIMLNGYWKLKGEGERPEGGPTSIDIDARVPGHVHQDLLAAGCIADPGYRKQAEDCAWVEHWRWTYSREFEVERLDAGRMVLEFEGLDTFADVYLNGTRVARTDNMFVRYRFDVSGLLRKGTNELEVRFRTIAEGVENKPYSGRGAAFTSERLYVRRMQCTFGWDWVGRLVSYGIWRPVRLVFEDVAAIEDLYVHTKAIDGRGAAIGFALETIRHDGQPLRVEAAILDPSGRIVWEASRKLLGNKLELTADLAEPELWWPAGYGGQPLYKAVAKLYGETGIVDERECSFGVRTARIEQLPDKPGSAEARTTEELRARSAEWDMNGERPGSGFTLLVNGVPIYCKGANWVPSDPFPSRIPDSHYENLLRLARDADMTMLRCWGGGIYEPEPFWDGCDKLGILVFQDFMMACGTYPEEDGEWAASLAVEAEGVIRSLRSRPSLIMWNGDNENGMFDGEDDPDYPGRAIAERITGRLCAELDPSRSFLPTSPFGGNKNNSFTIGTAHYTGALFDIFDYLRHTDMRDYRAYFAGLLSRFCPEFPMFGTPEIHTLRRFMSEEDLNDPSFDMLEYHTKNHPGLVDFTLFRALETLADKLMPPAVSTVEKIRHMSYAQHEITRLVLEAYRRNRPYTGGILFWMFNDCWPASGWSLVDYYGYPKGGYYGFKKAARPVIASIDRQEKEGGYTFWVCNDKPEAILGTARLRVLKLDGKADDASRWSREFSFGVGGGTSSAIETVPLEELDALLDDSHLLVMDISGPFGEDRCVYFTGIPADMELEASGVRIESRQEGTEGGRLIITADRYAKAVLLHGEYVFSDNYFDLLPDERRTIDYRRLATGASAGAGGNGEIELISWN, from the coding sequence ATGAAACGAACGATAATGTTGAATGGATATTGGAAGTTAAAGGGCGAAGGCGAACGACCCGAGGGCGGTCCGACGAGCATCGATATCGATGCTCGCGTGCCCGGACACGTGCATCAGGATTTACTCGCGGCGGGATGTATCGCGGACCCGGGTTATCGCAAGCAGGCGGAAGATTGCGCATGGGTCGAGCATTGGCGATGGACGTATTCCCGCGAATTCGAGGTTGAACGCTTGGACGCGGGGCGCATGGTGCTGGAATTCGAGGGGCTGGATACTTTCGCGGACGTATATCTGAACGGGACGCGGGTAGCGCGGACGGACAACATGTTCGTCCGCTACCGCTTCGACGTATCGGGATTGCTGCGGAAGGGTACGAACGAGCTAGAAGTCCGGTTCCGTACCATCGCGGAAGGAGTCGAGAATAAGCCCTACAGCGGTCGCGGAGCGGCATTCACGAGCGAACGCCTCTACGTGCGGCGAATGCAGTGCACGTTCGGATGGGATTGGGTCGGACGTCTCGTCAGCTATGGCATCTGGCGTCCTGTCCGGCTCGTCTTCGAAGACGTCGCGGCGATCGAAGATCTCTATGTCCATACGAAGGCGATCGACGGAAGGGGAGCGGCCATCGGCTTCGCATTGGAGACGATCCGGCATGACGGGCAGCCGCTCAGAGTCGAGGCTGCCATCCTCGATCCTTCCGGCCGCATCGTATGGGAGGCGTCGCGCAAGCTGCTCGGGAACAAGCTGGAGCTGACGGCGGACTTGGCCGAACCCGAGCTCTGGTGGCCCGCGGGATACGGCGGCCAGCCGTTGTATAAGGCGGTCGCGAAGCTTTACGGAGAAACGGGAATCGTCGACGAGCGGGAGTGCTCATTCGGCGTTCGCACGGCGCGAATCGAGCAGCTTCCGGATAAGCCCGGGAGCGCCGAGGCGCGTACGACCGAGGAGTTGAGAGCTCGAAGCGCGGAGTGGGACATGAACGGGGAGCGGCCCGGAAGCGGGTTCACGCTATTGGTGAACGGCGTCCCCATCTACTGCAAAGGAGCCAATTGGGTGCCGAGCGATCCCTTTCCGTCGCGTATCCCGGATTCGCATTACGAGAATCTTCTTCGTCTCGCCCGGGATGCCGATATGACGATGCTTCGCTGCTGGGGCGGGGGTATCTACGAGCCGGAGCCCTTCTGGGACGGGTGCGACAAGCTAGGGATTCTCGTCTTCCAAGATTTCATGATGGCATGCGGTACGTATCCCGAAGAAGACGGGGAATGGGCTGCTTCGTTGGCCGTAGAGGCCGAAGGCGTCATCCGTTCGCTTCGCAGCCGCCCGAGCCTGATCATGTGGAACGGCGACAACGAGAACGGCATGTTCGACGGCGAAGATGATCCGGACTACCCCGGACGGGCGATTGCCGAGCGGATTACGGGCAGGCTGTGCGCAGAGCTCGATCCGTCCCGTTCGTTCTTGCCGACGAGCCCTTTCGGCGGCAACAAGAATAATTCATTCACGATCGGCACCGCGCATTACACCGGTGCGTTGTTCGATATTTTCGACTACTTGCGCCATACGGACATGCGGGATTACCGAGCTTACTTCGCAGGCTTGCTCAGCCGGTTCTGCCCGGAGTTTCCAATGTTCGGCACGCCGGAGATTCATACGCTGAGGCGGTTCATGAGCGAGGAGGATCTGAACGATCCTTCATTCGACATGCTAGAGTATCATACGAAGAACCATCCCGGGCTAGTCGACTTTACGCTCTTCCGCGCGCTTGAGACGCTTGCCGATAAGCTGATGCCTCCGGCCGTCTCGACGGTCGAGAAGATTAGGCACATGTCCTACGCTCAACATGAGATTACCCGCCTCGTCCTCGAGGCGTACAGACGCAACCGGCCTTATACGGGCGGCATTCTGTTCTGGATGTTTAACGATTGCTGGCCGGCGAGCGGATGGAGCCTCGTCGATTATTACGGGTATCCGAAGGGCGGTTATTACGGGTTCAAGAAAGCCGCCCGTCCGGTTATCGCTTCGATCGATCGGCAGGAAAAGGAAGGCGGGTATACATTCTGGGTATGCAACGACAAGCCTGAAGCAATTCTGGGGACGGCAAGACTGCGAGTGTTGAAGCTGGACGGCAAAGCCGACGATGCTTCTCGGTGGAGTCGGGAGTTCAGCTTCGGGGTAGGGGGAGGAACATCTTCCGCCATTGAGACGGTGCCATTGGAGGAATTGGACGCGCTGTTGGACGACTCTCACTTGCTGGTAATGGATATCTCGGGTCCGTTCGGCGAGGATCGATGCGTTTATTTTACGGGTATTCCGGCGGACATGGAGCTTGAAGCTTCCGGCGTACGCATTGAGTCTCGGCAGGAAGGGACCGAAGGAGGCCGCCTAATCATTACTGCGGATCGATATGCCAAAGCCGTCTTGCTCCACGGCGAGTATGTTTTCTCAGACAATTACTTCGATCTGTTGCCAGACGAGCGCAGAACGATCGATTATCGAAGATTGGCTACGGGGGCTAGTGCCGGTGCCGGGGGCAACGGGGAGATCGAACTGATCAGTTGGAATTAG
- a CDS encoding ABC transporter substrate-binding protein, producing the protein MSRVKTKTSKKWLLSGTSAMLAAMFIVSGCNSKENAASSPSGNPESSQPASQASQTASPEDSGSETKDFVKLSWYMPKPIDNMKDQDAVLAEANKIIKEKLNAELQLNLIDNAGWEDKMKLISAAGEPYDLVFSTFATNRISDNVQKGALLPLDELLQKYGQNILAKVDPRAWKAVTYNGKIMAIPAQTPYSPAGAHVFKKDMVEKYQFDYKSVKSIQDLEPFLAEIKKNEPDMIPLLATANGTASGVTLYDYTTVSPGISYSEQDGKIVKILGVAQNKANYQTINDFYKKGYIAKDAAIKTDYLAEAKSGKYAVMRDSGGYTEDGSKSTATYGFPTVETLSGYPTISTNSMTSAASAISATSKNPERAMMLLNEIWGDKYLLNTLAYGVEGKNYTVKSGTVKDGNPTIEAKSGSEQTWAIWHNWLGPLWDQWDSNWNSTAALEAMRKNNENGKASGILGFIFNPEPVKNEIAQVSAIQKEANPILTTGSMPDFEKYYTGLQKRLDDAGMDKILAEAQKQFDAWKTANS; encoded by the coding sequence GTGAGTCGTGTAAAGACGAAAACATCAAAGAAGTGGCTCTTGTCAGGAACGTCCGCAATGCTAGCAGCAATGTTCATCGTAAGCGGTTGTAATTCGAAGGAGAATGCAGCATCCAGTCCGAGTGGCAACCCCGAGTCGTCGCAACCGGCATCTCAAGCCTCGCAGACCGCATCTCCGGAGGATTCAGGTAGCGAAACGAAGGATTTCGTCAAGCTCAGCTGGTACATGCCGAAGCCGATCGACAACATGAAGGATCAGGATGCGGTATTGGCGGAAGCGAACAAGATTATCAAGGAGAAGTTGAATGCTGAATTACAACTCAATCTGATCGACAATGCCGGCTGGGAAGACAAAATGAAGCTGATTTCGGCAGCGGGCGAGCCTTACGATCTGGTTTTCTCGACTTTCGCGACTAATCGGATCAGCGATAACGTGCAGAAGGGCGCTTTATTGCCGCTGGACGAACTGCTTCAGAAGTATGGACAGAACATTCTGGCCAAGGTCGATCCCCGCGCGTGGAAAGCAGTGACCTACAACGGGAAGATTATGGCGATTCCGGCGCAGACTCCGTACTCTCCGGCTGGCGCCCATGTATTCAAGAAAGATATGGTCGAGAAGTATCAGTTCGATTATAAGAGCGTCAAGAGCATTCAGGATCTGGAACCCTTCCTAGCCGAGATCAAGAAGAACGAGCCCGATATGATTCCTCTTTTAGCTACCGCAAATGGGACGGCTTCTGGGGTTACCTTATACGACTATACGACGGTTTCCCCGGGGATTTCTTATAGCGAGCAGGATGGCAAGATCGTCAAGATTCTGGGCGTCGCCCAGAACAAGGCAAACTACCAAACGATCAACGACTTCTACAAGAAGGGTTACATCGCCAAGGATGCGGCCATCAAGACGGACTACCTTGCCGAAGCCAAATCGGGCAAATACGCCGTCATGCGTGATTCCGGCGGTTATACCGAGGATGGTTCGAAGTCGACCGCGACTTACGGGTTCCCGACGGTAGAAACGTTGTCCGGTTATCCGACCATCTCGACGAATTCGATGACTTCGGCCGCTTCGGCCATCAGCGCCACGTCCAAAAATCCGGAAAGAGCGATGATGTTGCTCAACGAGATCTGGGGCGACAAGTACTTGTTGAACACGCTGGCTTATGGCGTCGAAGGAAAGAACTACACGGTAAAATCCGGAACGGTGAAAGACGGCAATCCGACAATCGAAGCTAAGAGCGGCTCGGAACAAACGTGGGCGATCTGGCACAACTGGCTTGGACCTCTATGGGATCAATGGGATTCCAATTGGAACTCCACGGCCGCGCTGGAAGCAATGAGGAAGAACAACGAGAACGGCAAAGCATCGGGAATTCTCGGCTTCATCTTTAATCCAGAGCCTGTAAAGAACGAGATCGCGCAAGTGAGCGCTATTCAGAAGGAAGCGAATCCGATTCTGACGACGGGTTCCATGCCCGACTTCGAGAAATATTACACGGGTCTGCAAAAACGGTTGGACGATGCCGGTATGGACAAGATTCTGGCAGAAGCCCAAAAACAATTCGACGCTTGGAAAACGGCTAATAGCTAA